A region of Desulfuromonas thiophila DNA encodes the following proteins:
- a CDS encoding ABC transporter permease, translating into MRRSRRSECWLTLPSLLWLALFFLLPTLMVFSTSFRPADPYGGLGSGWTLETLARLYSPNYPAIIWRTLWLSAVTTLICLLVAVPVAYTLARARQRFKRLLLLLVVLPFWTNFLIRIFAWKVLLHPEGLVKQGLLLLGLVAPEASLMYCEGAVLLVLVYTYLPFAILPVYAAAERFDFGLLEAAQDLGARPWRAFCTVFLPGVRRGLLAAALVVFIPALGSYVIPDIMGGPASEMLGNKIAQRVFVDRNLPQASALSALLTLAVMVPLLLALLLNRKRPEEPVALKEGA; encoded by the coding sequence ATGAGACGGTCGCGCCGCTCCGAATGCTGGCTGACCCTGCCGTCGCTGCTGTGGCTGGCGCTGTTTTTTCTGCTGCCGACCCTGATGGTGTTTTCCACCAGCTTCCGGCCGGCCGATCCCTATGGCGGGTTGGGCAGCGGCTGGACGCTGGAGACCCTCGCCCGGCTGTACAGCCCGAACTATCCGGCCATTATCTGGCGTACCCTGTGGCTCAGCGCGGTCACCACGCTGATCTGTCTGCTGGTGGCGGTGCCGGTGGCCTATACCCTGGCGCGGGCGCGGCAGCGCTTCAAGCGGCTGCTGCTGTTGCTGGTGGTGCTGCCGTTTTGGACCAATTTTCTCATTCGCATCTTTGCCTGGAAGGTACTGCTGCATCCCGAAGGTCTGGTCAAGCAGGGCTTGCTGCTGCTGGGGCTGGTAGCGCCGGAGGCCTCGCTGATGTATTGCGAGGGCGCCGTGCTGCTGGTGTTGGTCTACACCTATCTGCCCTTTGCCATTCTGCCGGTGTACGCCGCCGCCGAACGTTTCGATTTCGGTTTGCTCGAAGCCGCGCAGGATCTGGGCGCGCGGCCGTGGCGGGCGTTTTGCACGGTGTTTTTACCCGGTGTCCGCCGTGGCCTACTGGCGGCGGCACTGGTGGTGTTCATTCCGGCGTTGGGCTCCTATGTCATCCCCGATATCATGGGCGGACCGGCCAGCGAGATGCTCGGCAACAAGATTGCCCAGCGGGTGTTTGTCGATCGTAATCTGCCCCAGGCCAGCGCCCTGTCGGCGCTGTTGACCCTGGCGGTGATGGTGCCGCTGCTGCTGGCGTTGCTGCTCAACCGCAAGCGGCCGGAAGAGCCGGTGGCGCTCAAGGAGGGGGCCTAG
- a CDS encoding ABC transporter permease → MRRCAAFRLITALCLLFLYLPIVILVVNSFNASRFGSVWGGFSLHWYRALLANERVWQALVNTLLVALVATLVATVLGTLAAFALHRYHSRWQQVHYTLVYAPLVVPDVLLGMSLLLLFVHLGVSLGLTTIMLAHTSFCISYVAMVVLARLQDFDFSIIEAAQDLGAGWWTILWRVFLPLLAPGILAGALLAFTLSLDDFVISFFTAGPGSTTLPIQIYSMMRHGTPPVINALSTLLLVLTFAVVFAVQRLTKGKLQ, encoded by the coding sequence ATGCGCCGCTGTGCCGCCTTTCGCCTGATCACCGCATTGTGCCTGCTGTTTCTTTATCTGCCGATTGTGATTCTGGTGGTCAACTCCTTCAATGCCTCACGCTTCGGCAGTGTCTGGGGCGGTTTTTCGCTGCACTGGTACCGGGCACTGTTGGCCAATGAGCGGGTTTGGCAGGCGCTGGTCAATACCCTGCTGGTGGCACTGGTGGCAACCCTGGTGGCGACGGTGCTGGGCACCCTGGCCGCCTTTGCCCTGCACCGGTACCACAGTCGCTGGCAGCAGGTTCATTACACGCTGGTCTATGCGCCGCTGGTGGTGCCCGATGTGCTGCTGGGCATGAGTTTGCTGCTGCTGTTTGTTCATCTGGGGGTCTCTCTCGGGCTTACCACCATCATGCTGGCCCATACCAGTTTCTGCATCAGCTATGTGGCCATGGTGGTGCTGGCGCGGCTGCAGGATTTCGATTTCAGCATCATCGAGGCGGCGCAGGATCTCGGCGCCGGCTGGTGGACGATTCTGTGGCGGGTGTTTCTGCCGCTGCTGGCGCCGGGCATCCTGGCGGGGGCCCTGCTGGCCTTTACCCTGTCGCTGGATGATTTTGTCATCTCCTTTTTTACCGCCGGACCGGGTTCCACCACCTTGCCGATCCAGATCTACAGCATGATGCGGCATGGCACGCCGCCGGTGATCAATGCCCTCTCGACCCTGCTGCTGGTGCTGACCTTTGCGGTGGTCTTTGCTGTTCAACGTCTGACGAAGGGAAAACTTCAATGA
- a CDS encoding ABC transporter substrate-binding protein has translation MKSVLLMMVTLLALCGCEKDKPVLHLYTWSDYIKPELVQQFEAEQGCRVVMDFFDSNEAMFAKLKAGATGYDLIFPSSYMVAIMQQQNMLQPLDHNRLPNLKHIDPVYLRFTEDEAMHHSVPYMVSNAGIGYLKSRVADFEPSWTMFGRADLAGRMTLLNDMRETLGAALKTLGYSLNTVNEQELTEARDLVIAWKRNIAKFETDQYKNGLVSAEFLLVHGYNGDIQQTMEENEDIGYALPREGGSIASDDMVIPQGAQKVELAHAFIDFIHRPEVAAQNIAYVYFLSPNLAAYALLPDEVRADPTIFVPQELLGKCEPIRDLGADNALYSKIWDQIKAAD, from the coding sequence ATGAAATCTGTGCTGCTGATGATGGTGACGCTGCTGGCGCTGTGCGGCTGCGAAAAAGACAAACCGGTTCTGCATCTGTATACCTGGTCCGACTACATCAAGCCCGAACTGGTGCAGCAGTTCGAAGCCGAACAGGGCTGCCGGGTGGTGATGGACTTCTTCGATTCTAACGAAGCCATGTTCGCCAAGCTCAAGGCGGGCGCCACCGGCTATGACCTGATTTTTCCGAGCAGCTACATGGTGGCGATCATGCAGCAGCAGAACATGCTGCAGCCCCTTGATCACAACCGGCTGCCCAACCTCAAGCACATCGATCCGGTCTATCTGCGTTTTACCGAGGACGAGGCCATGCATCACAGCGTGCCCTACATGGTCAGCAACGCCGGTATTGGCTATCTTAAAAGCCGGGTGGCCGATTTCGAGCCCTCCTGGACGATGTTCGGACGAGCCGATCTGGCTGGTCGGATGACCCTGCTCAATGACATGCGTGAAACCCTTGGCGCGGCGCTCAAAACCCTGGGCTACAGCCTGAATACGGTCAACGAACAGGAGCTGACCGAGGCGCGTGACCTGGTGATTGCCTGGAAGCGCAACATTGCCAAGTTTGAAACCGACCAGTACAAGAACGGCCTGGTTTCGGCCGAATTTCTGCTGGTGCATGGCTATAATGGCGATATCCAGCAGACCATGGAGGAGAACGAGGATATCGGCTATGCCCTGCCGCGCGAGGGCGGCAGCATCGCCAGCGATGACATGGTAATTCCGCAGGGCGCGCAGAAGGTCGAGTTGGCCCACGCCTTTATTGACTTTATCCATCGGCCGGAGGTGGCGGCGCAGAACATTGCCTATGTCTATTTCCTTAGCCCCAACCTGGCGGCCTATGCCCTGCTGCCGGACGAGGTTCGTGCCGATCCGACCATCTTCGTGCCGCAGGAATTGCTTGGCAAATGCGAGCCGATTCGTGATCTGGGTGCCGATAACGCCCTGTATTCGAAGATTTGGGATCAGATCAAGGCGGCGGACTGA
- a CDS encoding NUDIX domain-containing protein, with protein MTGVSPTRPSELLTAVVTAFVRYRGRILLLRRSERVGSYRGCWAGVSGFVEEATAEAQVWRELNEETGLGPAQLHLVVAAPPLPVDDDALGRHWLVHPFLFELMRQTHLRTDWEHDGWRWVRPEELAALPTVPRLAQALQTCLELERQAMTEAQS; from the coding sequence ATGACCGGGGTGTCGCCGACCCGTCCGTCTGAGCTCCTGACGGCTGTGGTTACCGCTTTTGTCCGTTATCGGGGGCGCATCCTGCTGCTGCGCCGCAGTGAGCGGGTGGGCAGCTATCGTGGCTGTTGGGCCGGCGTGAGTGGTTTTGTCGAAGAGGCCACCGCCGAGGCCCAGGTCTGGCGTGAACTGAACGAGGAGACCGGGCTGGGACCGGCCCAGCTGCATCTGGTGGTGGCGGCGCCGCCCCTGCCGGTCGACGATGACGCCCTCGGCCGACACTGGCTGGTGCATCCTTTTCTGTTTGAACTGATGCGGCAAACCCACCTGCGAACCGATTGGGAGCACGACGGCTGGCGCTGGGTGCGGCCCGAGGAGCTGGCCGCCCTGCCGACGGTACCGCGTCTGGCGCAGGCGCTGCAGACCTGCCTGGAGCTGGAGCGGCAGGCCATGACGGAGGCGCAGAGCTGA
- a CDS encoding M24 family metallopeptidase, with amino-acid sequence MFAKVPRTELDSRMQRLRQRLEQDCPDWRLLIVTSKINQFYLTGTMQDGLVLIPRDTAASYWVRRSLQRAEDESLFGDIRPMGSYRDLAAALTSVPETVHLESERVPLAVYQRLNKHFGFRQFASADLSLAATRAVKSAYELERLEESGRIHQRILEQRVPGLLREGMSEAEFASALYPVMVEEGHHGIARFGMHDTEVLLGHICFGESSIYPTSFDGPGGNFGMSPAVPLLGSRQRLLRAGDLVFVDIGCGVDGYHTDKTLTYVFRGQLPAAAIEAHRRCVAIQDETAALLKPGAIPSQIYGRITAALDNDFLQNFMGFGERQARFLGHGIGLHIDEWPVLAKGFDEPLQENMVLALEPKKGIPGIGMVGTENTFVVTPQGGRCLTGNHPGLLAVA; translated from the coding sequence ATGTTCGCCAAGGTTCCCCGCACCGAACTCGACAGCCGCATGCAGCGGCTGCGTCAGCGTCTTGAGCAGGATTGCCCCGACTGGCGTCTGCTGATCGTTACCAGCAAAATCAACCAATTCTATCTGACCGGCACCATGCAGGACGGCTTGGTACTGATTCCGCGTGACACAGCCGCGAGCTACTGGGTGCGCCGCAGCCTGCAGCGGGCCGAGGATGAATCGCTGTTCGGCGACATCCGCCCAATGGGCAGCTACCGCGACCTGGCCGCCGCATTAACCAGCGTGCCGGAAACCGTCCATCTGGAAAGCGAGCGTGTCCCCCTGGCCGTCTATCAGCGCCTCAACAAGCATTTCGGCTTCCGCCAGTTTGCCAGCGCTGATCTGTCGCTGGCCGCCACCCGCGCCGTCAAGAGCGCTTACGAGTTGGAGCGGCTGGAGGAATCGGGCCGTATTCACCAGCGTATTCTCGAACAGCGCGTGCCTGGCCTGCTGCGCGAAGGCATGAGCGAGGCCGAATTCGCCAGCGCTCTGTATCCTGTAATGGTGGAGGAAGGCCATCACGGCATCGCCCGCTTCGGCATGCACGATACCGAGGTTTTGCTCGGCCACATCTGCTTTGGCGAAAGCTCCATCTACCCCACCTCCTTCGACGGCCCTGGCGGCAACTTCGGCATGAGCCCGGCCGTGCCCCTGCTGGGCAGTCGTCAACGCTTGCTGCGCGCCGGCGATCTGGTCTTTGTCGATATCGGCTGCGGCGTCGACGGTTACCACACCGACAAAACCCTCACCTACGTCTTCCGTGGCCAGCTGCCGGCCGCGGCTATCGAAGCCCACCGGCGCTGTGTCGCCATTCAGGATGAAACGGCCGCCCTGCTGAAACCGGGCGCCATTCCCTCACAGATCTATGGCCGCATCACGGCCGCGCTGGATAATGATTTCCTGCAAAACTTCATGGGTTTCGGCGAACGGCAGGCCCGCTTTCTCGGCCATGGCATCGGCCTGCACATCGACGAATGGCCGGTTCTGGCCAAGGGCTTCGATGAACCGCTGCAGGAAAACATGGTACTGGCACTGGAGCCAAAAAAAGGCATCCCCGGTATCGGCATGGTCGGCACCGAGAACACCTTTGTTGTCACACCGCAGGGCGGCCGCTGTCTGACCGGCAACCATCCCGGCCTGCTTGCCGTCGCCTGA
- a CDS encoding GGDEF domain-containing protein, whose protein sequence is MALLADFLVLAGSLLLLLALVPLGYMRRRLPPGANRMAWMFLSGLILLFFAGYLGYAVLAWNRAEHWADLVVPAVFFFGAVFVLVVCWLSAKTADDVMRLCHLEHEIITDPLMGIYNRRHLDRCLRQEATKSRRYGLPLSAMLIDVDHFKKVNDTYGHAVGDRVLQALAQTIKGSVRDFDLVFRYGGEELVVLLPYTEGQGAMVLAERLCHWLADRCLVGRDEQLGCPDLRVTISIGVATFVPTQEEEGQLMARADAALYQAKQAGRNRVVYAAPPAVVPPRAAQTEADATD, encoded by the coding sequence ATGGCACTTCTGGCGGATTTTCTGGTTCTGGCCGGCAGCCTGTTGCTGTTGCTGGCGCTGGTTCCATTGGGTTACATGCGACGACGTCTGCCGCCGGGCGCCAATCGCATGGCCTGGATGTTCCTGTCGGGTCTGATTCTGCTATTTTTTGCCGGCTATCTGGGCTATGCCGTCCTGGCCTGGAACCGGGCCGAGCACTGGGCTGACCTGGTGGTGCCGGCTGTCTTCTTTTTTGGCGCGGTCTTTGTCTTGGTGGTCTGCTGGCTGTCGGCCAAAACCGCCGACGATGTGATGCGGCTGTGTCATCTGGAGCATGAAATTATTACCGATCCGCTGATGGGTATCTATAACCGTCGTCACCTGGATCGGTGTTTGCGGCAGGAAGCCACCAAAAGCCGCCGTTACGGACTGCCGCTGTCGGCCATGTTGATCGATGTGGACCATTTCAAAAAGGTCAACGACACCTATGGTCATGCCGTCGGCGACCGGGTGCTGCAGGCGCTGGCGCAGACCATCAAGGGCAGTGTGCGTGACTTCGACCTGGTGTTTCGCTATGGCGGCGAGGAGTTGGTGGTGCTGTTGCCCTATACCGAAGGCCAGGGTGCCATGGTGTTGGCGGAACGGCTATGTCATTGGCTGGCCGATCGCTGTCTGGTCGGCAGGGACGAGCAACTCGGCTGTCCTGATCTGCGTGTGACCATCAGTATCGGTGTGGCCACCTTTGTGCCGACACAGGAGGAGGAAGGTCAATTGATGGCGCGTGCCGATGCGGCCCTCTATCAGGCCAAGCAGGCGGGCCGCAATCGGGTAGTCTACGCGGCGCCACCGGCTGTTGTGCCGCCAAGGGCGGCACAAACGGAGGCTGACGCGACGGACTGA
- a CDS encoding FAD:protein FMN transferase — protein MKRPLVLLLLLFGALLVGPRLFQPETLHDNVILSLNGKTMGTSYSIRLVADQMAADSEQLRDRIDGCLEHINDLMSTYRPASELSRINQTPAHQWFALSPETFGVLKAAQQISKQSDGAFDITVGRLVNLWGFGPTINLQHMPDAKEITRLRSALGHDRLQLRDDPPALLKAGKELALDLSAIAKGYGVDAVAQLLEQLGYHNYMVEIGGEIRTRGHKPGQQPWNIAIERPDVSGRVAQKILHLTTTAMATSGDYRNYFEQDGKRYSHTIDPRTGYPIEHRLASVSVLHDSCMMADGYATALMVLGPEAGMALAEELDLAVYMLVKDGDSFTSRRSSRFDKYLAAQ, from the coding sequence ATGAAACGCCCCCTTGTGCTGCTTCTGCTGCTGTTCGGTGCCTTGCTGGTCGGGCCGCGCCTGTTCCAGCCCGAGACCCTGCACGACAACGTCATTCTGAGCCTGAATGGTAAAACCATGGGCACCAGCTACAGCATCCGTCTGGTCGCCGACCAGATGGCGGCCGACAGTGAACAGTTACGCGACCGGATTGATGGCTGCCTGGAACACATCAACGACCTGATGTCGACCTATCGGCCAGCCTCGGAGCTGAGCCGGATCAACCAGACGCCGGCTCATCAATGGTTCGCGCTGTCGCCCGAAACCTTCGGCGTTCTCAAGGCTGCCCAGCAAATCAGCAAGCAAAGCGATGGCGCCTTCGATATCACCGTCGGCAGGCTGGTCAATCTGTGGGGCTTCGGGCCAACCATCAATCTGCAGCACATGCCGGACGCAAAAGAAATAACCCGATTGCGCAGCGCCCTTGGCCATGACAGGCTGCAGCTGCGCGACGATCCCCCGGCCCTGCTCAAAGCTGGCAAGGAGCTGGCCCTCGACTTGTCAGCCATCGCCAAGGGCTACGGCGTCGATGCAGTGGCCCAGCTGCTGGAACAGCTGGGTTATCACAACTACATGGTCGAAATCGGTGGCGAAATCCGCACCCGGGGGCACAAACCGGGTCAGCAACCCTGGAACATCGCCATCGAGCGCCCGGATGTCAGCGGCCGGGTCGCCCAGAAGATTCTGCACCTGACCACAACCGCCATGGCTACCTCCGGCGATTACCGCAACTATTTCGAGCAGGATGGCAAACGCTACTCCCACACCATCGATCCCCGCACCGGCTATCCCATTGAGCACCGGCTGGCCTCGGTTTCAGTCCTGCACGACTCCTGCATGATGGCTGATGGCTACGCCACGGCACTGATGGTGCTGGGGCCGGAAGCCGGCATGGCTCTGGCCGAGGAGCTTGATCTGGCCGTCTACATGCTGGTAAAAGACGGCGACAGCTTCACCAGCCGGCGCAGCAGCCGATTTGACAAATACCTCGCGGCGCAATAA
- the nqrF gene encoding NADH:ubiquinone reductase (Na(+)-transporting) subunit F, which yields MDLVIAGSVMFTGIILALVVVILAARKSLVPSGDIKFEINDNPDLTLTTKPGGKLLGALADKGIFIPSACGGGGTCGQCHIKVYEGGGDILPTETSHINKRQAREGLRLACQVNVKQDMKLGIPAEVFDIKKWECTVRSNEGRATFIKELVVQLPEGENCDFRAGGYIQIEAPAHELSYSDFDIEEKYREDWDKFNLWRFKSVVKEPIMRAYSMANYPLEKGIIMLNVRVCPPPPNAPDAPPGQMSSFIFNLKPGDKVTISGPYGEFFARETDNEMVFIGGGAGMAPMRSHILDQLLRLNTKRKMTYFYGARSAKEMFYVDELNDLQERFPNFKWYCALSDPMPEDNWTGPVGFIHQVMYDLYIKDHEAPEDCEYYMCGPPMMANAVTKMLMEQGVERENIMFDDFGG from the coding sequence ATGGACTTAGTAATAGCAGGATCCGTGATGTTCACCGGAATCATCCTTGCTCTGGTTGTCGTTATCCTGGCAGCCCGCAAGAGCTTGGTTCCCAGTGGTGACATCAAATTCGAAATCAACGACAATCCAGACCTGACCCTCACGACCAAGCCGGGTGGCAAGCTGCTGGGGGCGCTGGCCGACAAGGGCATCTTCATCCCTTCGGCCTGCGGCGGTGGTGGCACCTGCGGTCAGTGCCACATCAAGGTCTATGAGGGCGGCGGCGACATCCTGCCCACTGAAACCAGCCACATCAACAAGCGCCAGGCCCGCGAAGGTCTGCGGCTGGCCTGCCAGGTCAACGTCAAGCAGGACATGAAACTCGGCATTCCGGCCGAGGTGTTCGACATCAAGAAGTGGGAATGCACCGTACGCTCCAACGAGGGCCGCGCCACCTTCATCAAGGAACTGGTGGTCCAGCTGCCCGAAGGTGAAAACTGCGACTTCCGCGCCGGCGGCTACATCCAGATCGAGGCGCCCGCCCACGAGCTGTCCTACTCGGACTTCGACATTGAAGAGAAGTATCGCGAGGACTGGGACAAGTTCAACCTGTGGCGCTTCAAGTCGGTGGTGAAAGAGCCGATCATGCGCGCCTACTCCATGGCCAACTACCCGCTGGAAAAAGGCATCATCATGCTCAACGTTCGCGTCTGCCCGCCGCCGCCCAACGCGCCGGATGCCCCTCCGGGCCAGATGTCGTCGTTCATCTTCAACCTCAAGCCCGGCGACAAGGTCACCATTTCCGGCCCCTACGGCGAGTTCTTCGCCCGCGAGACCGACAACGAGATGGTCTTTATCGGTGGTGGCGCCGGCATGGCACCGATGCGCTCACACATCCTCGACCAGCTGCTGCGCCTGAACACCAAACGCAAGATGACCTACTTCTACGGCGCCCGCAGCGCCAAGGAAATGTTCTACGTCGACGAGCTCAACGACCTGCAGGAGCGTTTCCCCAACTTCAAGTGGTACTGCGCCCTGTCCGATCCGATGCCGGAAGACAACTGGACCGGCCCGGTCGGGTTCATCCATCAGGTCATGTACGATCTGTACATCAAGGATCACGAGGCACCGGAAGATTGCGAATACTACATGTGCGGTCCTCCCATGATGGCCAATGCCGTCACCAAAATGCTCATGGAGCAGGGCGTCGAGCGTGAAAACATCATGTTCGATGACTTTGGCGGCTAA
- the nqrE gene encoding NADH:ubiquinone reductase (Na(+)-transporting) subunit E translates to MAHYFTIFFNSVFIDNIALSFFLGMCTFIALSKKVDTAFMLGIAVVAVELVTVPVNNILYNLLLKKGALAWAGYPELDLSFLGLITYIGVIAAIVQILEMALDKYVPALYNALGIFLPLITVNCAILAASLFMVERDYNIVESTVYGVGVGVGFALAICLLAGIREKLVYSDVPKGLRGVGITFIIVGLVAMSFKAFSGLHF, encoded by the coding sequence ATGGCTCATTATTTCACGATATTTTTCAACTCTGTCTTCATCGACAACATCGCTCTGAGCTTCTTCCTCGGCATGTGTACCTTCATCGCCCTGTCGAAGAAGGTCGATACCGCCTTCATGCTCGGTATCGCGGTCGTCGCCGTTGAGCTGGTCACCGTACCGGTCAACAATATCCTTTATAACCTGCTGCTGAAAAAAGGGGCTTTGGCCTGGGCCGGCTACCCGGAACTGGACCTGAGCTTCCTCGGCCTGATCACCTATATCGGCGTAATCGCTGCCATCGTTCAAATTCTGGAGATGGCCCTCGACAAGTATGTGCCCGCCCTTTACAACGCCCTGGGCATCTTCCTGCCGCTGATCACCGTTAACTGCGCCATTCTGGCCGCTTCGCTGTTTATGGTCGAACGCGATTACAATATCGTGGAAAGTACGGTTTACGGTGTCGGTGTCGGTGTCGGTTTCGCTCTGGCCATCTGCCTGCTGGCCGGTATCCGTGAAAAACTGGTTTACAGCGATGTGCCCAAAGGTCTGCGCGGCGTCGGCATCACCTTCATCATTGTTGGTCTGGTTGCCATGTCCTTCAAAGCGTTCTCCGGACTGCACTTCTGA
- a CDS encoding NADH:ubiquinone reductase (Na(+)-transporting) subunit D: MAKAKDALLDPLLKNNPIALQILGICSALAVTNKMSTALTMSIAVTLVTGFSNAGVSAIRNHIPNSIRIIVQMTIIATLVIIVDQMLKAFAYEMSKALSVYVGLIITNCIVMGRAEAYAMKNPVYESFLDGIGNGLGYSLVLLLVGFVRELFGSGKIFGLTILSPTNDGGWYVTNGLMLLAPSAFFLIGFIIWALRTWKPELQEE; this comes from the coding sequence ATGGCTAAAGCTAAAGACGCGCTGCTGGATCCGTTGCTGAAGAACAATCCCATCGCGCTGCAAATTCTGGGAATCTGCTCGGCCCTGGCGGTCACCAACAAAATGTCCACCGCCCTGACCATGTCCATCGCTGTAACCCTGGTCACCGGCTTCTCCAATGCCGGCGTCAGCGCCATCCGCAACCATATTCCCAACAGCATCCGCATCATCGTGCAGATGACCATCATCGCTACCCTGGTCATCATCGTCGATCAGATGCTCAAGGCCTTCGCCTACGAAATGAGCAAGGCCCTGTCGGTTTACGTCGGTCTGATCATCACCAACTGCATCGTCATGGGCCGTGCCGAGGCCTATGCCATGAAAAACCCGGTTTACGAGAGCTTTCTTGACGGTATCGGCAACGGCCTGGGCTACTCCCTGGTACTGCTGCTGGTCGGTTTCGTACGCGAACTGTTCGGCTCTGGTAAAATCTTTGGCCTGACGATCCTCAGCCCGACCAACGATGGCGGCTGGTACGTCACCAACGGCCTGATGCTGCTCGCTCCCAGCGCTTTCTTCCTGATCGGCTTCATCATCTGGGCGTTGCGCACCTGGAAGCCTGAACTCCAAGAAGAATAG
- a CDS encoding Na(+)-translocating NADH-quinone reductase subunit C, producing MSNDSIVKTFLVAFLLCAVCSVLVCLAAIVRIDREAYNKQLEVRKTVLAAAGFSEEMKGGNIDELFANNFEPRVVDVASGNYTDAVDVATYDDREALDMADMVIKAPEGNEAGIANQVKYAKVYLTKDGGVVLPIRGAGMWGPMLGYIAVAADGSTVKGLTFFQHAETPGLGAEIDNPRWKAQWPGKQIFDNSGAVAIKVVKNGKYDPNAADAATTIDGLAGATVTGSKVQGVVRYWFSDSGFGKYLANLKAKRG from the coding sequence ATGTCTAATGACTCCATCGTAAAAACCTTTCTGGTCGCCTTTCTGCTGTGCGCGGTCTGTTCGGTTCTGGTGTGTCTGGCGGCCATCGTCCGGATCGATCGTGAAGCCTACAACAAACAGCTGGAGGTGCGCAAAACCGTGCTGGCCGCAGCAGGCTTCAGCGAAGAAATGAAAGGCGGCAATATCGACGAACTGTTCGCCAACAACTTCGAACCTCGTGTGGTCGACGTGGCCAGTGGCAACTATACCGATGCGGTCGATGTTGCGACCTATGACGATCGCGAGGCCCTCGACATGGCCGACATGGTCATCAAAGCCCCCGAAGGCAATGAAGCCGGCATCGCCAATCAGGTCAAATACGCCAAGGTTTATCTGACCAAGGATGGCGGCGTGGTTCTGCCCATCCGTGGCGCCGGCATGTGGGGCCCGATGCTCGGCTACATCGCTGTGGCCGCCGACGGCAGCACCGTCAAGGGTCTGACCTTCTTTCAGCACGCCGAAACACCGGGTCTGGGCGCCGAGATCGATAACCCCCGCTGGAAGGCTCAGTGGCCCGGCAAACAGATCTTTGACAACAGCGGCGCCGTGGCCATCAAGGTGGTCAAAAACGGCAAGTACGATCCCAATGCGGCGGATGCCGCCACCACCATCGACGGCCTGGCCGGCGCCACCGTCACCGGCAGCAAGGTCCAGGGTGTCGTGCGTTACTGGTTCTCGGATAGTGGATTCGGCAAATACCTTGCCAATCTGAAAGCGAAGAGAGGTTAA